Proteins encoded by one window of Sulfitobacter sp. HNIBRBA3233:
- the acsF gene encoding magnesium-protoporphyrin IX monomethyl ester (oxidative) cyclase, with the protein MNAHTKTPSHSAYANTAEEAIAAQDALDNGAMTSEKATEVAMQNTLLTPRFYTTDFAEMDAIDVTPVRADWDRLIARMKSDPNKGHFKKTDEWDANWDGMDPALKAEFIDFLISSCTAEFSGCVLYKEMKRRGSNSDITTLFQLMARDEARHAGFINDALREAGIRVNLGFLTQQKKYTYFRPKFIYYATYLSEKIGYARYITIYRHLEKHPEHQFHPIFGWFREWCNDEFSHGEAFALLMKTDPKLTESFTNKLWIKFFLTAVYSTMWVRDHQRPLFHEALGVDTTWYGQEVFRKTSEISKQVFPMTLDIDHPRWRRNLDRMEAASRQIAAAKKRGGIGGTLSRLGGMAKAAGAFVSIYTIPAIKHDVPESPVMEPAY; encoded by the coding sequence ATGAACGCACACACCAAGACCCCGTCCCATTCCGCCTATGCCAACACCGCCGAAGAGGCGATTGCCGCGCAGGACGCGCTCGACAATGGCGCCATGACCTCGGAGAAAGCGACCGAGGTGGCAATGCAGAACACCCTGCTGACGCCGCGCTTCTACACCACGGATTTCGCCGAGATGGACGCGATCGACGTCACCCCCGTGCGCGCCGATTGGGATCGCCTGATCGCACGGATGAAATCGGACCCCAACAAGGGCCATTTCAAGAAAACCGACGAATGGGACGCCAACTGGGACGGGATGGACCCCGCCCTGAAGGCCGAGTTCATCGACTTTCTGATCTCGTCGTGTACCGCCGAATTCTCGGGCTGCGTGCTGTACAAGGAAATGAAGCGGCGCGGGTCCAATTCGGACATCACCACGCTGTTCCAACTGATGGCGCGCGACGAAGCGCGGCACGCCGGTTTCATCAACGACGCCCTGCGCGAGGCAGGCATCCGCGTGAACCTCGGCTTTCTGACGCAGCAGAAGAAATACACCTATTTCCGGCCCAAGTTCATCTACTACGCCACCTACCTAAGCGAGAAGATCGGCTACGCCCGCTACATCACCATCTACCGGCACCTCGAAAAACACCCCGAGCACCAGTTCCACCCGATTTTTGGCTGGTTCCGCGAATGGTGCAACGACGAGTTCTCTCACGGCGAAGCCTTCGCCCTGTTGATGAAGACCGACCCGAAACTGACCGAAAGCTTCACCAACAAGCTGTGGATCAAGTTCTTCCTGACGGCGGTCTATTCGACCATGTGGGTGCGCGACCATCAGCGCCCGCTGTTTCACGAGGCGCTCGGCGTCGACACCACATGGTACGGGCAGGAAGTGTTCCGCAAGACATCGGAGATTTCCAAGCAGGTGTTCCCGATGACGCTGGACATCGACCACCCGCGCTGGCGCCGGAACCTCGACCGGATGGAAGCGGCCTCGCGCCAGATCGCGGCAGCGAAGAAGCGCGGCGGCATCGGCGGGACGCTGTCGCGGCTGGGCGGCATGGCCAAGGCGGCCGGCGCCTTCGTCTCGATCTACACGATCCCGGCGATCAAGCATGACGTGCCCGAAAGCCCCGTGATGGAGCCCGCGTACTGA
- the puhC gene encoding photosynthetic complex assembly protein PuhC — translation MNQTSSLANQMKARDRDMVPRGLVIAMFSLMLASLALVAYARLTDMPLTGVTAERPIVAERLITFGGDRTTGIQIFDESGAEIAASTRDKAGFIDVVWVAVMRERKVQGVDAAAPLRIVRRDGGRTDIIDDTTNWSLPLIGYGQDNVAAFARLID, via the coding sequence ATGAACCAGACCTCCTCCCTCGCCAACCAGATGAAGGCACGCGACCGCGATATGGTCCCGCGCGGTCTGGTGATCGCGATGTTCTCGCTGATGCTGGCCTCGCTGGCGCTGGTCGCCTACGCGCGGCTGACCGACATGCCCCTCACAGGTGTCACCGCAGAGCGGCCCATCGTGGCCGAGCGGCTGATCACCTTTGGCGGGGACCGCACCACGGGCATCCAGATCTTCGACGAAAGCGGCGCGGAAATCGCCGCCTCTACCCGCGACAAGGCCGGTTTCATCGACGTGGTCTGGGTCGCGGTCATGCGTGAACGCAAGGTGCAGGGCGTCGACGCCGCTGCCCCCCTGCGCATCGTCCGCCGTGACGGCGGGCGCACCGATATTATCGACGATACCACCAATTGGTCGCTGCCCCTGATCGGGTACGGCCAGGACAACGTCGCAGCCTTCGCCAGGCTGATCGACTGA
- the puhB gene encoding photosynthetic complex putative assembly protein PuhB, with protein MHHDDFKFEPVRGLPEALPKDEHILWQGAPSALRLAKDAWKMNWIMGYFVVLALWRVAVSAATVPLSTAMGHGIPLLLAGLVACAIVYTIATVQARSTVYTLTNKRVAMRIGAALTMTLNLPYVCIGNANAAVRRDGHGTIAFELIGDTRFSHIMTWPHVRPWYVSKTQPAFRSIPDAARVAQIFADAAETRVNQPKIERLDPAQGAPGAVAAE; from the coding sequence ATGCATCACGACGATTTCAAATTCGAACCGGTTCGCGGACTGCCCGAAGCACTGCCGAAGGATGAACATATCCTCTGGCAGGGGGCGCCCTCGGCCCTGCGTCTGGCCAAAGACGCATGGAAGATGAACTGGATCATGGGGTACTTCGTGGTGCTCGCACTCTGGCGGGTCGCCGTTTCGGCGGCGACCGTGCCACTTTCAACGGCGATGGGCCACGGTATTCCGCTGCTTCTGGCGGGTCTCGTGGCCTGCGCCATCGTCTACACGATCGCCACCGTTCAGGCGCGATCCACCGTCTATACGCTGACCAACAAGCGTGTCGCGATGCGCATAGGTGCTGCGCTGACCATGACGCTGAACCTGCCCTATGTCTGCATCGGCAACGCGAATGCCGCCGTGCGCCGCGACGGCCATGGCACCATCGCCTTCGAATTGATCGGCGACACACGGTTTTCACACATCATGACATGGCCGCATGTCCGGCCGTGGTATGTCTCCAAGACGCAACCGGCCTTCCGGTCGATCCCCGATGCCGCCCGCGTGGCGCAGATTTTCGCGGATGCCGCCGAAACACGGGTAAACCAGCCGAAAATCGAACGGCTTGATCCAGCGCAAGGTGCCCCCGGCGCCGTCGCGGCAGAGTGA
- the puhA gene encoding photosynthetic reaction center subunit H has product MVGTEFFGNFDLASAAIWLFWIFFAGLVYYLQTENMREGYPLVTDDGKESPNQGPFPVPKDKTFHLRDGRGDLVVPSGQRGDRADLALAQTSTAAGSPYVPTGDPMLDGVGPGSWAPRNDHPELDAHGHAKIKPLSMLDDFAVSSGTDPRGKAVVAADGEVVGRVTDMWVDVPEQYVRYLTVDLNPEGTGKTCLIPANFARIKSDRVSVKSLYGANFANVPGTKSDSEITLLEEEKIMAYYGGGTLYADPKRAEPQI; this is encoded by the coding sequence ATGGTTGGCACTGAATTCTTTGGAAACTTCGATCTGGCGAGCGCCGCGATATGGCTCTTCTGGATCTTCTTTGCGGGTCTGGTTTACTACCTGCAAACCGAAAACATGCGCGAAGGCTATCCGCTCGTCACCGACGACGGGAAGGAATCGCCGAACCAGGGGCCGTTTCCGGTGCCCAAGGACAAGACGTTCCACCTGCGCGACGGGCGCGGCGATCTTGTGGTGCCCTCCGGCCAGCGCGGCGACCGCGCCGATCTGGCACTGGCGCAGACCTCCACCGCGGCGGGCAGCCCCTATGTGCCCACCGGTGATCCGATGCTCGACGGTGTGGGCCCCGGATCCTGGGCACCGCGCAACGACCACCCCGAGCTCGATGCCCACGGCCACGCGAAAATCAAACCGCTGAGCATGCTGGACGATTTCGCCGTCTCGTCGGGGACCGACCCGCGCGGCAAGGCCGTTGTCGCCGCCGATGGTGAAGTGGTTGGCCGCGTCACCGACATGTGGGTCGACGTGCCGGAACAATACGTCCGTTATCTCACGGTTGATCTGAATCCCGAAGGCACGGGCAAGACCTGCCTGATCCCCGCGAACTTCGCCCGGATCAAATCCGACCGGGTGTCGGTCAAATCGCTTTACGGGGCGAATTTCGCGAATGTGCCGGGCACCAAATCCGACAGCGAGATCACGCTTCTCGAAGAGGAAAAGATCATGGCCTACTACGGGGGCGGCACCCTTTATGCCGACCCCAAGCGCGCAGAGCCACAGATCTGA
- a CDS encoding PucC family protein, translated as MSLHSAIKNMTLRTLPFADAISEELPLGQLLRLSLFQVSVGMASVMLLGTLNRVMIVELGVAATIVAVMIAIPVLVAPFRALLGFRSDTYRSAIGWKRIPYLWFGSLWQFGGLAIMPMGLLVLSGDQVAGPGWAGEVGAGLAFLLTGLGMHMTQTAGLALAADRASDETRPQVVALLYVMFLIGMGVSAVIIGTLLRDFSALRLVQVVQGAAVVTLVLNVIALWKQERVNPMTKQEREAPRPAFADAWRDLTSGNDAARLLVVVFLGTLAFNMQDVLLEPYGGEVLGLSVSATTLLTAMWAGGALLGFGCAARWLRTGLLPMRMAARGILVGLAAFCAVIFAAPMGSGTLFFAGAFGIGLGGGLFSVATLTAAMTLDTSGTAGRGLALGAWGAAQATAAGVSIFAGGALRDIINHAATSGQLGPALQSNATGYSVVYHIEIGLLFITLIALGPLVRTRAMAEPSTRPIGLADFPT; from the coding sequence ATGAGCCTGCACTCGGCCATCAAGAACATGACCCTGCGCACCCTGCCCTTTGCGGATGCGATCAGCGAAGAGCTGCCACTCGGCCAGCTTTTGCGCCTGTCGCTGTTTCAGGTGTCGGTCGGGATGGCCTCTGTCATGTTGCTGGGAACACTCAACCGCGTGATGATCGTGGAGCTTGGCGTGGCCGCCACCATCGTCGCGGTGATGATCGCGATCCCGGTGCTCGTTGCGCCCTTCCGCGCGCTGTTGGGCTTCCGGTCCGACACCTACCGCTCGGCCATCGGCTGGAAGCGTATCCCCTACCTCTGGTTCGGATCGCTCTGGCAGTTCGGCGGACTGGCGATCATGCCGATGGGGCTTCTGGTTCTGTCGGGCGATCAGGTCGCCGGGCCGGGCTGGGCGGGCGAAGTGGGCGCGGGTCTTGCGTTCCTTCTGACCGGCCTCGGCATGCACATGACGCAGACGGCGGGCCTTGCGCTGGCCGCTGACCGGGCCAGCGACGAGACGCGCCCGCAGGTGGTTGCCCTTCTTTATGTGATGTTCCTGATCGGGATGGGAGTCTCGGCGGTGATCATCGGCACATTGCTGCGTGATTTCAGCGCCTTGCGGCTGGTTCAGGTCGTGCAGGGCGCGGCGGTGGTTACCCTTGTGCTGAACGTCATCGCCCTGTGGAAACAAGAGCGCGTCAACCCGATGACAAAGCAAGAGCGCGAGGCCCCGCGCCCCGCCTTTGCCGACGCATGGCGCGACCTGACGTCGGGCAACGATGCGGCGCGGCTGCTGGTGGTGGTGTTCCTCGGGACGCTGGCCTTCAACATGCAGGACGTGCTGCTGGAACCCTACGGCGGCGAGGTGCTGGGCCTGTCGGTATCGGCCACCACCTTGCTGACGGCGATGTGGGCGGGCGGCGCGCTTCTGGGTTTTGGCTGTGCGGCGCGCTGGCTCAGAACCGGGCTGTTGCCGATGCGCATGGCCGCGCGCGGTATCCTTGTCGGGCTGGCCGCCTTCTGCGCCGTGATTTTCGCAGCGCCCATGGGCAGCGGCACGCTGTTTTTCGCGGGCGCCTTCGGCATCGGTCTGGGCGGGGGGCTGTTTTCGGTCGCGACGCTGACGGCGGCGATGACGCTGGACACCTCCGGCACCGCGGGACGCGGGCTTGCGCTTGGCGCATGGGGGGCCGCACAGGCCACCGCGGCCGGTGTATCCATCTTCGCGGGCGGCGCGCTGCGCGACATCATCAACCACGCCGCAACCTCGGGCCAGCTGGGTCCGGCGCTGCAATCGAACGCGACCGGCTATTCGGTCGTCTACCACATCGAGATCGGCCTTCTTTTCATCACGCTTATCGCACTCGGTCCGTTGGTCCGGACCCGTGCGATGGCAGAACCGTCGACACGGCCCATCGGCCTTGCCGATTTCCCTACCTGA
- the bchM gene encoding magnesium protoporphyrin IX methyltransferase — protein sequence MADGGTLHDVGQTAPAGAAQATDAYTSTRNRVETYFDSTATRTWERLTSDAPVSGIRATVRAGRDEMRSLISNSLPQDLRGARILDAGCGTGALAFDLAGRGAQVTGVDISPQLIDIAKLRTPDAVADKVSFAAGDMLDPALGRFDYIVAMDSMIYYSARDIAAMLDRLAPRLDHKMIFTVAPRTPLLMAMWRVGKLFPRSDRSPTMIPHTPAALAAALTRGKLRDLNRVTSGFYISHAMEFLP from the coding sequence ATGGCCGATGGTGGCACCCTGCATGACGTAGGACAGACCGCGCCCGCCGGCGCGGCGCAGGCAACCGATGCCTATACCTCGACCCGCAACCGGGTCGAGACCTATTTCGACAGCACCGCCACCAGAACTTGGGAGCGTCTGACCTCGGACGCGCCCGTGTCCGGCATTCGCGCCACCGTGCGCGCGGGCCGCGACGAAATGCGCAGCCTGATCTCGAACAGCCTGCCGCAGGATCTGCGCGGCGCGCGGATCCTCGACGCGGGCTGCGGCACAGGGGCGCTGGCCTTCGATCTGGCCGGGCGCGGCGCACAGGTTACCGGGGTCGATATCTCTCCGCAGTTGATCGACATCGCCAAGTTGCGCACCCCCGATGCGGTGGCCGACAAGGTCAGCTTCGCCGCCGGCGACATGCTGGATCCGGCGCTGGGGCGCTTTGACTACATCGTCGCGATGGACAGCATGATCTACTACAGCGCCCGCGACATCGCGGCGATGCTGGACCGGCTTGCCCCCCGGCTCGACCACAAGATGATCTTTACCGTGGCGCCGCGCACCCCGCTGCTGATGGCGATGTGGCGCGTGGGCAAACTGTTCCCGCGGTCGGACCGGTCGCCCACGATGATCCCCCACACGCCCGCAGCCCTTGCCGCCGCGCTGACGCGCGGGAAACTGCGCGATCTCAACCGCGTCACATCGGGCTTCTACATCAGCCACGCGATGGAGTTTCTTCCATGA
- the bchL gene encoding ferredoxin:protochlorophyllide reductase (ATP-dependent) iron-sulfur ATP-binding protein, translating into MSPLDKGIPSLRGQDGEGSVQVHQDEDAKIEGAKVFSVYGKGGIGKSTTSSNLSAAFSMLGKRVLQIGCDPKHDSTFTLTGTLVPTVIDILKEVDFHPEELRAEDFVFEGFNGVKCVEAGGPPAGTGCGGYVVGQTVKLLKQHHLLEDTDVVIFDVLGDVVCGGFAAPLQHADRALIVTANDFDSIYAMNRIIAAVQAKSANYKVRLAGCVANRSKDTDEVDRYCKTVGFNRIAHMPDLDAIRRSRLKKKTLFEMDLDDEIAAVQKEYIRLAETLWNGTEPLAPAPLPDREIFELLGFD; encoded by the coding sequence ATGAGCCCACTCGACAAAGGGATCCCTTCTCTCAGGGGACAGGACGGCGAAGGATCCGTTCAGGTGCATCAGGACGAAGATGCGAAAATCGAAGGCGCAAAGGTGTTTTCCGTCTATGGCAAGGGCGGGATTGGCAAATCGACCACATCGTCGAACCTGTCGGCGGCGTTCTCCATGCTGGGCAAGCGGGTCTTGCAGATCGGCTGCGACCCCAAGCATGACAGCACCTTCACCCTGACCGGCACCTTGGTGCCCACGGTCATCGACATCCTCAAGGAAGTCGATTTCCACCCCGAGGAATTGCGCGCCGAAGACTTCGTTTTCGAAGGGTTCAACGGCGTGAAATGCGTCGAGGCCGGCGGCCCCCCTGCGGGGACAGGCTGTGGCGGATACGTGGTCGGGCAGACCGTGAAACTGCTCAAACAGCACCACCTGCTGGAGGACACCGACGTGGTGATCTTCGACGTGCTGGGCGATGTGGTCTGCGGTGGCTTCGCCGCGCCCCTGCAGCACGCGGACCGCGCGCTGATCGTGACCGCCAACGATTTCGACAGCATCTATGCCATGAACCGCATCATCGCGGCGGTGCAGGCGAAATCGGCAAACTACAAGGTGCGGCTGGCGGGCTGTGTGGCCAACCGGTCCAAGGACACCGACGAGGTCGACCGCTATTGCAAGACCGTCGGCTTCAACCGCATCGCACATATGCCTGATCTGGACGCCATCCGCCGGTCGCGCCTTAAGAAGAAGACGCTGTTCGAGATGGATCTCGATGACGAGATCGCCGCCGTCCAGAAGGAATACATCCGTCTCGCCGAAACGCTGTGGAACGGGACCGAACCGCTGGCCCCCGCGCCGCTGCCCGATCGCGAGATCTTTGAACTGTTGGGATTCGACTGA